TCATCACTTCACCATCTTTTCACTCTCATCATCAATCAACCAAATACACATGATTGCCACCACTGACCAAACCTGGTTGACTCAATGACATTGGTTCCTTGCTCactcattattttttattataatttttttaagtatatgtaagccaaaaaaaaaaatcaaaagcggtgaaaattaaattaatgaccATATTAAGAGAAATACATACTTTAACTGAGACAACTTGATTCTTCTTACTTTTTATACTTAATAAGGGGGTAAAACTGAAAAATCTTCTATGGATACAAAAGACATTAGCGATAAAAATTAAACCTTGTTGCGAAAgtaattaaaaaggaaaacatTTAAACACTAGACCAACTTATGATTCTGTCCAAAGGGGCTTGTTACAAAAATTGTTATCAAGTCCAATACTTGAGCTCATAGAACCAAAACTACCTAAACTTTGGGTTAAAGGGGCTATTACTACTTCCAAGAAAATCTCTAGTTAACCCATTTGATGATACCAAAGGAAGCTTGACTTCAATTGATTCATTATCCACTTTTGTATTAGTTGGCATCATGAGCAATTCATCAACACAAATTCTGGTGAGAGACGGTATTTTTGATAATACATCTCTAATTGAGCCGgcccataaagaaaaatatagagtaagagtAGTCATTAAGTTTTATTGTGCTGGGCCTAAGAGACATCTCTCAGTCAGAAGACCGGCAGATTGATCAATGTTCCTCATAGAAGTTGCAATTGTTCTAATATTAGGTGCCTTAGTACGTGATGAGGCACCTGATGTATCGTGGCGCTTTTTTAGATTACTTGGGTACACTTGTTTCACTTCATTTGAGGTAACATTGCTTGTTACAACTCCTAGAGATGTGCCCAAAATAGAAGGGTTACTCCTTGTTGAACCAATTTGAGCAGCTTTTTGTAGGAGAGCAGTTGCTGACATGGGTGTGGATGAATTTGTTTGTTCATGTGAATACAAAGAGCCTAAGCTTTCAACCAAATTGGTCTTAGTGTTGCTATTTGTTCCTTCTTCCTTTAATGTAATAGGGAAGGATGAAAGTGAAAGACTTGAAGTGGATGAGCCAAAAAGGTTATTAGTTGTCATTTGAACGATATCAGACAAACctacaaaaaataatttcagCAAAGTTTAATTcagttcaactcaataataataatttcattattattttaatactaataaagtTGACCTCAGTTCAGCACTAACAAATATTGTACCATTAGTAACtagttaaaatatttttttaatatattcgatataaaaattaatgataCGTTTCACACCTAATTATTaagattcaataacaatcaAATTGTATTGAATAGTAAATAATCTAAGGATACTTAATAGTTCTTATAATATACCtacataatgaaaataaatatgcaGACATATTGACCATCAATTCCATACATacttaaaatttttgatttcttaTGAGGCAACCTTACTAGATGCACTCgatcttaatttgtatttatttttttgttttactcaGATTGCTGCTAACTAGCTAACTAATTTGGACGGGAGAGTGATGATTGCTACTTGCGCGGGGCGCGCCTAGCCACAAATAGTCGTATCTAAAGCAAAAATATAGTAGCACACACGTTCACTAACCTGAAGTGATCAGATTATTGGCAGCAACAATGATGCTAAAATCGGTTCGAAAAACGGACGGGTGAGCTGAAACATGATGTTGAAATCCTTGACTAACAAACCCATGTTGAAAACTTGTACATTTGTTATTTGAATCATTTTTGAAACTTATTGTTGTTGGGGCTGGAGCAACTGAACCATTCCTGCCACTCTCTACGGCTAGCGCATCACAAAATGCTCTATGTGTAATAAAACTGTCTTTCCTACAAATTTTTTAACACAAAACATGTAAAATTTATACATTATAGAAAAAccatttatcaaaaaaatattgataGAATGATGGTACTTCtcaatatttagttttttataaattatctaGTTTTACGAGTGTTGCTTCAATGTTATATAGTGAATTAtctttaataaatattatagtcatgtgagatcttacTAGAATTATCTCAATTTGTGTTGATGTATGATATGAGATATCAATCAActtgtcatcatcattatatccGATATATttgactaaaaaaaattatgattgaaGCCTAAAGCGAAATGAAAAAGACAGACTATAACCTTATCAAATGAGATAAGGAGGTAATTTGCTAAAAATACTTATATAGTATGATATAACTAGAGATTTAGCAATTTAAGAAAGGCATTGGCTGTCAATGACTAGCTCATTAAATAGATCATGTGCCATTTTTTCACATGAAGCTATATATAACGTTTGCCATCAACGATCAATCGAAAAAAACTTATTTGTTATTCACTAATAAGAGTAAACTTATATATATCCGACCCCCCAAAGCTATCATACGAGCCATATATtcaatggaatgttgttgtacTGGCATAAATGTTTGAGAAGAAGAGTtgcaagtaaaaagaaaaaaacaatataaCAATGTTAAAACAGATCGATTACACGTGATTATTTTGTTAACGGGCTTGTACACAACAAGATTCATATAAGTGAAGAGTTGGCTGCACATAAACTAGATAAGATTattccatcctaaaaccaattggttatAGGAGTAGCCTATCAAACTTATATGTTAATCAACCTCCCTCTAATTATTCGATGCGAGATCAGATATAAGTTATTTTTCCAATAACACCAACCAATAGAAtgcaaatgaataaaaatagtttaCCTAGAAAAGAGTGTACCACAATCACAAGTATAGTCCCTAGTACCACAAGTCTTATAATGAGCTTTCCAATCAGATTGCACAGCATATTTCTTGGAACACTTATCACACTTCCATTTTTTTTCACCATGTTTTCTGCTAAAATGTTTTTTAATACCAGTTAGATCACCAAGTGCTCTTGAAGCCTCATGATGTACACATGTTTTTTCAGGACAAATATAAACCTTTTTCTTTACTTCTTTGTTTGTTCTTTGTTTAAGTTTCCATGGTAGGTTATGTCCTCTTCTATGGAGTTGAAGGTTTTGATCCCTTTGAAACCCTTTGTTGCATATTTCACATATGAATCTGTTTCTTGCCATCAATGTCTTTGGGGATAATGCAATCACTTCTGCATCTGGATCTGTTTATGTATTTAACTGTACgtcagagtatataacatatcatgggacatcaaccatcagcttaagcttttgattaattgattacttgACATGATATCTGAagtcaacgtgacaagaggttataagttcgaatctcaatcatCCCTTATTTAAAGTAGAATGTTTAGTTAGCGTTATGTATTGCATCCATACTTCTAATCCAAAAGGCTCTTGTATGAGAAAGcgtgttaaaatatataacatatcatggagCCCTCAACTaacagcttaagtttttggttaaattggttCCTTAACATCAACCATTATATCTACTTAtgtttttcatttataaccaatACGTATATAAGGTATTcacccaaaaataaataaaattagataaaGAAATTCTCAAATCacggtgatttgtaaatcaccaaaaacaaagaaaataaataaaatataaatagataaaataaaaccctaaaattcctCCCCTATCAAATCATGTCACATAAAGGTGATTAATCAAGTTAACAAATGACCGTGATTATCTAGACAAACTCTCAAATAATCACTCGATTGAAATTTTAAACTAATGATTGACACCCATAATTCGTATCATGCTAATAGTTAttctaaaacttggttttataTTGTTATCAAACTCATCTCACACGAGATTTCAATATTAACTAGTAACTATAAATAcccaaaattgattttgtaCTCTATTTGAAACATAAAATAAGTTCCATAAGGGAGTCacttattaactttattttttaaagtattaTAAGAATAAAAAGGAAATTAGAAGATTTATATAGAGAGAGCTACTCTTGTGATACGAGAGATAACGTTTCTTGGTGTGATGACTTCATACTAAGTGGTTTATATGTTAATAATAGTATTAGTTGAAGTATTTAGCCCAAATACGAATGGCATTTCACGATAAGACTGTTTCACatgaaaatttgaatttgtgatataaatatacaaataaaaaaggaCTTGCCTGGATTTCCTGGTAAATTTCTCTTCTTCTTAGAAGGAGGATtaataatagtattattattgttagtattattagggttttgatgatgttgttgaagttgaagatgatgattttgAGTATGGAAGCTTCTATtgaatgttgaagaagataaagaAAAGGAAGCATCTCCATCATCTCTTTCTCCTCCAATACAACTAATATGTTGCAAATTCATTCTTTTTTTGTTGGTTGGACTTGTGAGTTTATATCAAACCctaaaaacaacaaaattccaagaaaaatacaattaaatttaataaataaggaTGAAATTAATGAAGGAAAGAAACAAGAGaagtagtttttattattgaaaaacaaacaaatcactAGAGCTTAACAGTATGTTTTTGGgtgtatatatgtattgtaTACTCAtgtttttactcttttttttctttcacttGGATTATGCCAAAAGAACAATAAAACCCCAATATATAAATCCAATCAAGGCGCTTAGTTTAAGGTGAGTCGaacactcatatatatatatatatatatatatatatatatgtatatgggTTACTTATAACTAACCACAGATTCTTGTAAGAGctttttggttaaaaaaaaaagagaaattaaaaaggaacggagggtgTAATACAACTCATATAGTCTAGACAAGTTCGAATCCAGAAGCTTTGAATATAAAGCATATTCCTCTGTTCCTCttgaataatagaaaaaaaatgagttattttttttagaaaaagtagatatttgataataaataaaaagaaatattaaattatttgattaCCTTAAAAGTGAATTAGAATGtacaaatgaaattaaaaaaaataatgctaatatgaatattttatattatggtAGTTTATAAATTGGACAATAGTACTTCAATATAAAATTGAATAACCAAGAGAAATTAGCAACTATATTATTGGCTATGGATTAGGTATGTGCGTGTGAGACCCAAGAGTGGTCGAGTTGtggattgtattttttttttctttttgtcttcTAGCTATATGTCGtttttttccaaattttctaaaaatatataatgaatttgactatatcttttattttaatttgctttacaaattttcattttttggtcGCTcccactttttctttaattttaatttatgtgtttaatttactttttcatcccatttatatattttacaaattttttttataaaatattactttATTCACTTTTCTGAATTTCTCACCAATTACctttgagaaaaaaataaaagaggtagaagaattattattttttttctgtttcCTTAATATTATCGCAATATGTATTTGTGGCAAATATGGTAAGACAGAGGGGTtcaattatattattgtattgcgTAGGTTGTAAAAAAAAGTTCTCATATTTTAGGAGTAATTATTAACTAGTCTATGTTGGGTAGGTCGGAGTAAAAAAGTTTTCATTTGTTAAGAGTAACTAGTCTATGTTGACTTTTTCCATCATCGAAATGGTTTTCaagtatttattataattttttaaggataaatatttattataattttttaaggataaatatttattatttatttatgtaaatttttataatattaatttgtagaaattttagttatgtataactctaaatataaataatccaacaaatatattaaaaaatgtaaaagaatTTTAAATGCAAGAGAAAAAATCTTTTACTTTTGGGATTATAGCAAAAGTAAAGTACAGAGAAAGTTCAATCAAATGAAGTATGAAAAGTAGAGAAAAAGGC
The Amaranthus tricolor cultivar Red isolate AtriRed21 chromosome 11, ASM2621246v1, whole genome shotgun sequence DNA segment above includes these coding regions:
- the LOC130827629 gene encoding zinc finger protein JACKDAW; amino-acid sequence: MNLQHISCIGGERDDGDASFSLSSSTFNRSFHTQNHHLQLQQHHQNPNNTNNNNTIINPPSKKKRNLPGNPDPDAEVIALSPKTLMARNRFICEICNKGFQRDQNLQLHRRGHNLPWKLKQRTNKEVKKKVYICPEKTCVHHEASRALGDLTGIKKHFSRKHGEKKWKCDKCSKKYAVQSDWKAHYKTCGTRDYTCDCGTLFSRKDSFITHRAFCDALAVESGRNGSVAPAPTTISFKNDSNNKCTSFQHGFVSQGFQHHVSAHPSVFRTDFSIIVAANNLITSGLSDIVQMTTNNLFGSSTSSLSLSSFPITLKEEGTNSNTKTNLVESLGSLYSHEQTNSSTPMSATALLQKAAQIGSTRSNPSILGTSLGVVTSNVTSNEVKQVYPSNLKKRHDTSGASSRTKAPNIRTIATSMRNIDQSAGLLTERCLLGPAQ